Proteins from a genomic interval of Kitasatospora herbaricolor:
- a CDS encoding DUF2017 domain-containing protein, translating into MAGLFESAGGGGAAIALDELEASILRSLEVQMLELVGPGPGEGSDDPLAALFAEGPSEAPSDPALARLFPDAYGEPGAPADAGTREAAAEFRRYTELDLRARKRDNALHVVRALDGLGGEGGVLKLAAPDCLHWLGALNDLRLTLAARLEITEEDEQGLYRLPDSDERKPLVMAYLWLGGMQESLLEAMAD; encoded by the coding sequence ATGGCTGGGTTGTTCGAGAGTGCCGGCGGCGGTGGCGCGGCGATCGCGCTGGACGAGCTGGAGGCCTCCATCCTGCGCTCGCTGGAAGTGCAGATGCTGGAGCTGGTCGGGCCGGGGCCGGGGGAGGGCAGTGACGACCCGCTGGCGGCCCTGTTCGCCGAGGGCCCGAGCGAGGCCCCCAGCGACCCGGCGCTCGCCCGGCTCTTCCCCGACGCGTACGGCGAGCCCGGGGCGCCCGCCGACGCCGGCACCCGGGAGGCGGCCGCGGAGTTCCGCCGCTACACCGAACTCGACCTGCGGGCCCGCAAGCGCGACAACGCGCTGCACGTGGTGCGGGCCCTGGACGGGCTCGGCGGCGAGGGCGGCGTGCTGAAGCTGGCGGCGCCGGACTGCCTGCACTGGCTGGGCGCGCTGAACGACCTGCGGCTCACCCTGGCGGCCCGGCTGGAGATCACCGAGGAGGACGAGCAGGGCCTCTACCGGCTGCCCGACAGCGACGAGCGCAAGCCGCTGGTGATGGCGTACCTCTGGCTCGGTGGCATGCAGGAGTCGCTGCTGGAGGCGATGGCCGACTGA
- the clpS gene encoding ATP-dependent Clp protease adapter ClpS: MSVAPVEIERPEVEGLPVVEPDTPWVTIVHNDPVNLMSYVQYVFQAYFGYPKDKARKLMMEVHTKGRSVVSSGSREEMERDVQAMHGYGLWATLQHD; the protein is encoded by the coding sequence GTGAGTGTCGCGCCCGTCGAGATCGAGCGCCCGGAGGTCGAAGGCCTGCCGGTGGTGGAGCCGGACACACCGTGGGTGACGATCGTCCACAACGACCCGGTCAACCTGATGAGCTACGTCCAGTACGTCTTCCAGGCCTACTTCGGCTACCCGAAGGACAAGGCCAGGAAGCTCATGATGGAGGTGCACACCAAGGGCCGGTCGGTGGTCTCCAGCGGGTCCCGCGAGGAGATGGAGCGCGACGTCCAGGCGATGCACGGCTACGGCCTGTGGGCCACCCTTCAGCACGACTGA
- a CDS encoding nicotinate phosphoribosyltransferase yields the protein MDATSRAAGSTALLTDRYELTMLQAALRSGAAHRRSVFEVFTRRLPNGRRYGVTAGTGRVLDAVENFRFTTPQLDWLADQGVVDEDTLRYLADYRFTGDIHGYPEGEVYFPGSPLLTVEGSFAEAVILETVVLSILNFDSAVAAAASRMTSAAGGRPCIEMGARRAHESAAVAAARAAYVAGFTATSDLEAGFTHGIPTTGTAAHAFTLLHDTERDAFTAQIDSMGRGTTLLVDTYDLKEAVRTAVEVAGPELGAVRIDSGDLTLLAHRVRRQLDDLGARKTRIIVTSDLDEYAIAALAAAPVDGYGVGTSLVTGSGHPTCAMVYKLVARESVPGGPLVPVAKRSAGAKSSVGGRKWAARRPDADGVAEAEVIGTGPVPEELAGHLLQVPLVLNGESVGREPLVAARERHLRSLAALPLSATQLSKGEPVLATERTA from the coding sequence ATGGACGCCACTTCCCGCGCGGCCGGCTCGACCGCGCTGCTCACCGACCGCTACGAGCTCACCATGCTGCAGGCCGCCCTGCGCAGCGGAGCCGCGCACCGCCGCTCCGTGTTCGAGGTGTTCACCCGCCGCCTCCCCAACGGCCGCCGCTACGGCGTGACGGCCGGCACCGGCCGGGTGCTGGACGCGGTGGAGAACTTCCGCTTCACCACCCCGCAGCTCGACTGGCTGGCCGACCAGGGCGTGGTCGACGAGGACACCCTGCGCTACCTGGCCGACTACCGCTTCACCGGCGACATCCACGGCTACCCCGAGGGCGAGGTGTACTTCCCCGGCTCGCCGCTGCTCACCGTCGAGGGCAGCTTCGCCGAGGCGGTGATCCTGGAGACGGTCGTCCTGTCGATCCTCAACTTCGACTCGGCCGTCGCGGCCGCCGCCTCCCGGATGACCTCGGCCGCCGGCGGGCGCCCCTGCATCGAGATGGGCGCCCGGCGGGCCCACGAGAGCGCCGCCGTGGCCGCCGCCCGGGCCGCCTACGTGGCCGGCTTCACCGCCACCTCCGACCTGGAGGCCGGCTTCACCCACGGCATCCCCACCACCGGGACGGCCGCGCACGCCTTCACCCTGCTGCACGACACCGAGCGGGACGCCTTCACCGCGCAGATCGACTCGATGGGCCGCGGCACCACCCTGCTGGTCGACACCTACGACCTGAAGGAGGCCGTCCGCACCGCCGTGGAGGTGGCCGGCCCGGAGCTCGGCGCCGTCCGGATCGACTCCGGCGACCTGACCCTGCTCGCCCACCGGGTCCGCCGCCAGCTGGACGACCTCGGCGCCCGCAAGACCCGGATCATCGTCACCTCCGACCTGGACGAGTACGCCATCGCCGCGCTCGCCGCCGCCCCCGTCGACGGGTACGGGGTGGGCACCAGCCTGGTCACCGGCAGCGGCCACCCGACCTGCGCCATGGTCTACAAGCTGGTCGCCAGGGAGAGCGTCCCCGGCGGGCCGCTGGTGCCGGTCGCCAAGCGCTCGGCCGGCGCCAAGAGCAGCGTCGGCGGCCGCAAGTGGGCCGCCCGGCGGCCCGACGCGGACGGCGTCGCCGAGGCCGAGGTGATCGGCACCGGTCCCGTCCCCGAGGAGTTGGCCGGCCACCTGCTGCAGGTCCCGCTGGTCCTGAACGGCGAGAGCGTGGGCCGCGAGCCGCTGGTGGCGGCCCGCGAGCGGCACCTCCGGTCGCTCGCCGCCCTGCCGCTGTCCGCGACCCAGCTGTCGAAGGGCGAGCCGGTCCTGGCGACCGAGCGGACCGCCTGA
- a CDS encoding isochorismatase family protein, with translation MHRALIVVDVQNDFCEGGSLAVAGGAEVAAAITDLIAESSPAYRHIVATRDHHIDPGAHFSAEPDYVDSWPVHCVAGTEGVGFHPNFAPSVTSGAIEAVFDKGAYSAAYSGFEGLDENNLGAAEWLRERQVTEVDVVGIATDHCVRATALDAARAGFTTRVLLDLTAGVAPDTTAAALEELRAAGVVLVGTPVVGG, from the coding sequence ATGCACCGGGCACTGATCGTCGTCGACGTGCAGAACGACTTCTGCGAGGGCGGCAGCCTGGCCGTCGCCGGAGGCGCCGAGGTGGCCGCCGCGATCACCGACCTGATCGCCGAGTCGTCCCCCGCCTACCGCCACATCGTGGCCACCCGGGACCACCACATCGACCCGGGAGCGCACTTCTCCGCCGAGCCCGACTACGTCGACAGCTGGCCCGTGCACTGCGTCGCGGGCACCGAGGGCGTGGGCTTCCACCCCAACTTCGCCCCCTCCGTCACCTCCGGCGCGATCGAGGCGGTCTTCGACAAGGGCGCCTACTCGGCGGCCTACAGCGGGTTCGAGGGCCTCGACGAGAACAACCTGGGAGCGGCCGAGTGGCTGCGGGAGCGCCAGGTCACCGAGGTGGACGTGGTCGGCATCGCCACCGACCACTGCGTCCGGGCGACGGCGCTGGACGCGGCCCGGGCCGGGTTCACCACCCGCGTCCTGCTGGACCTCACGGCGGGCGTGGCGCCGGACACCACCGCCGCCGCGCTGGAGGAACTGCGGGCCGCGGGGGTCGTGCTGGTCGGCACCCCGGTGGTGGGCGGGTAG
- a CDS encoding cation diffusion facilitator family transporter, which yields MEVHAHPHPHSNPHSKPSSKPSSDPRPESRADPRPERHAHGARDHGHSHGHGHGHGHDHGDDHQRGHPAAQGRLRHRLGHLLRPHSHEAADKVDAALESSAEGLRTLRVSLLVLGLTALAQGAIVLMSGSVALLGDTVHNLADALTAVPLGIAFLLGRRAADRRYTYGYGRAEDLAGVVIVLTVAASAVFAAVTAFDRLLHPQSVTHLWAVAGAGLAGCLGNEWVARYRIRTGRRIGSAALVADGLHARADGLTSLAVLAGAAGAGLGLPWADPLVGLLITVAILAVLRGSVREIGRRLMDAVDPALVDAAERALRAVDGVRGVGALRMRWIGHVLRAEAEVVVDGTLSVVAAHRIAEAAERAVVGAVPRLLGVTVHIDHEPPT from the coding sequence ATGGAGGTCCACGCGCATCCTCATCCGCACTCGAATCCGCACTCGAAGCCGTCCTCGAAGCCGTCCTCGGATCCTCGCCCGGAATCGCGTGCGGATCCTCGTCCGGAACGGCACGCGCACGGCGCCCGTGATCACGGCCACAGTCACGGCCACGGCCACGGCCACGGCCACGATCACGGCGACGATCACCAGCGCGGGCACCCCGCGGCGCAGGGGCGGCTGCGGCACCGGTTGGGCCACCTGCTGCGCCCGCACTCCCACGAGGCGGCCGACAAGGTCGACGCCGCCCTGGAGTCCTCCGCGGAGGGGCTGCGCACACTCCGGGTCTCGCTGCTGGTGCTCGGGCTGACGGCGCTCGCGCAGGGCGCCATCGTGCTGATGTCCGGTTCGGTGGCGCTGCTCGGGGACACCGTCCACAATCTGGCCGACGCGCTCACCGCCGTGCCCCTGGGCATCGCCTTCCTGCTCGGCCGGCGCGCGGCCGACCGCCGTTACACGTACGGGTACGGGCGGGCGGAGGACCTGGCGGGCGTGGTGATCGTGCTGACGGTCGCGGCCTCCGCCGTCTTCGCCGCCGTCACGGCCTTCGATCGGCTGCTGCACCCGCAGTCGGTGACCCATCTCTGGGCGGTGGCGGGCGCCGGGCTGGCCGGCTGCCTGGGCAACGAGTGGGTGGCCCGCTACCGGATCCGCACCGGCCGCCGGATCGGCTCGGCGGCGCTGGTCGCGGACGGCCTGCACGCCCGCGCCGACGGACTGACCTCGCTCGCGGTGCTGGCCGGCGCGGCGGGCGCCGGGCTCGGGCTGCCGTGGGCGGACCCGCTGGTCGGACTGCTGATCACGGTGGCGATCCTGGCGGTGCTGCGCGGCTCGGTCCGCGAGATCGGCCGCCGCCTGATGGACGCGGTCGACCCGGCGCTGGTCGACGCCGCCGAACGCGCGCTGCGCGCGGTGGACGGCGTGCGCGGCGTGGGCGCCCTGCGCATGCGCTGGATCGGCCACGTGCTGCGCGCCGAGGCCGAGGTGGTGGTGGACGGCACGCTCTCGGTGGTGGCCGCGCACCGGATCGCGGAGGCGGCCGAGCGGGCCGTGGTGGGGGCGGTGCCCCGGTTGCTCGGGGTCACCGTGCACATCGACCACGAGCCGCCCACCTGA
- a CDS encoding RNA polymerase sigma factor: MPVEYAAFCELHRPRYLSYARVWLPDADEAADSVQEALCEVAVHWRDLLVSRNPTAEAWHILRSTVAARLRAETSAAPEPRGSGPADEDLAILHYVVGLAAPEIADVVGSDTANVAGRLRRALLHEPADW, encoded by the coding sequence ATGCCCGTGGAGTACGCGGCCTTCTGCGAACTGCACCGTCCGCGCTACCTGAGCTACGCCCGGGTGTGGCTGCCCGACGCCGACGAGGCGGCGGACAGCGTCCAGGAGGCGCTCTGCGAGGTCGCGGTGCACTGGCGTGACCTGCTGGTCAGCCGGAACCCCACCGCCGAGGCCTGGCACATCCTGCGCAGCACCGTCGCCGCGCGGCTACGGGCCGAGACCTCGGCCGCCCCCGAGCCGCGCGGGTCCGGTCCGGCCGACGAGGACCTGGCGATCCTGCACTACGTGGTCGGGCTGGCCGCCCCGGAGATCGCGGACGTGGTCGGCTCGGACACCGCCAACGTGGCGGGCCGGCTGCGCCGCGCCCTGCTGCACGAGCCGGCCGACTGGTGA
- a CDS encoding DUF2332 domain-containing protein — MTDEPPAGRPVGPPVGPAPTAGPAGAEPSRRPSRARTAELAGRQAAACDRLGSPLYGALLRRVAEDVSAGGPCAEALAGYEEASDADAVPLRLLGGVHALVLTGRAPGLAKHYPSAGGSFDPLRPDAGWPAFRVTVKDQLPWVRDWVTRPPQTNEVGRAVLLVTGLLRVLPAGLPVRLFELGASAGLNLLADRFRYTAGSFGHGPDDSPVVLRNAWQDAPPDWLRQAAAATPALTFAERHGCDLRPIDPASPEGALALRAYVWPDQPGRTARLAGALALAAERPPEVRPIGAAAFLREVNVQPGALTVVWHSIMRQYVPEDEWARVEQELTRLAEASSAEAPFAHLAFEPLRSGTGAGHRFVLTVRAGAGEPEVLSEAPPHGLPARPFEERPE, encoded by the coding sequence ATGACCGACGAGCCACCCGCCGGCCGGCCTGTCGGGCCGCCTGTCGGGCCGGCGCCGACCGCCGGACCGGCCGGCGCGGAGCCCTCGCGGCGGCCTTCCCGCGCCCGCACGGCCGAGCTGGCCGGCCGGCAGGCCGCCGCCTGCGACCGGCTCGGCTCGCCGCTCTACGGCGCCCTGCTCCGCCGGGTCGCCGAGGACGTCTCGGCCGGCGGCCCCTGCGCGGAGGCCCTGGCCGGGTACGAGGAGGCTTCCGATGCGGACGCCGTTCCGCTGCGGTTGCTCGGCGGCGTCCACGCGCTGGTCCTGACCGGTCGCGCGCCGGGGCTCGCGAAGCACTACCCGAGCGCGGGCGGCAGCTTCGATCCCCTGCGACCGGACGCCGGCTGGCCGGCCTTCCGCGTCACCGTCAAGGACCAGCTGCCCTGGGTGCGGGACTGGGTGACCCGACCCCCGCAGACCAACGAGGTCGGCCGGGCGGTCCTGCTGGTCACCGGCCTGCTCCGGGTCCTCCCGGCCGGGCTCCCCGTCCGGCTCTTCGAGCTGGGTGCCAGCGCCGGCCTCAACCTGCTCGCCGACCGCTTCCGGTACACCGCCGGCTCCTTCGGCCACGGCCCGGACGACTCCCCCGTCGTGCTGCGGAACGCCTGGCAGGACGCCCCACCCGACTGGCTCCGGCAGGCCGCCGCGGCCACCCCCGCCCTCACCTTCGCCGAACGCCACGGCTGCGACCTCCGCCCGATCGACCCGGCCTCCCCCGAGGGCGCCCTCGCCCTGCGCGCCTACGTCTGGCCGGACCAGCCCGGGCGCACCGCCCGCCTGGCCGGCGCCCTGGCCCTGGCCGCCGAACGGCCCCCCGAGGTCCGGCCGATCGGCGCGGCGGCCTTCCTACGGGAGGTGAACGTGCAACCGGGCGCGCTCACCGTGGTCTGGCACTCGATCATGCGCCAGTACGTCCCGGAGGACGAATGGGCCCGTGTCGAGCAGGAGTTGACGCGGCTGGCGGAGGCGAGCAGCGCCGAGGCCCCGTTCGCGCACCTCGCCTTCGAACCGCTCCGCTCCGGCACCGGGGCCGGGCACCGCTTCGTCCTCACCGTGCGGGCGGGCGCGGGCGAGCCGGAGGTGCTGTCCGAAGCCCCGCCGCACGGCCTGCCCGCACGACCGTTCGAGGAGCGGCCGGAGTAG